The genomic window TTTGtggattgaaaatttgaatgagttattcacatttcattgtttggttcgtataaattaaaaaaattataagataacataatactaattttactctcaaatataattttatattatttaaaatttatgaaaaatataatactattctctaaaaagttttccaaaaaaaaatatcaaatttatttttaaaaacttaattgatgtgggttagggatagagttttgagagaggataggtgttttttttattttttttattttttattttttatgagagatGGGTGAAGAGATCGTATACAGGACAAGAGGGTGAGATGGTCGCATGGGCCTCAGGAACTTAGTGAGATTcgggaatgaaatctcaatccaaGCTAGGAGATcgaaatcaagttgaaggctgaTGAGCTATTCCTATTCCAGTctggaataggaatcccaaactgatttctacaaaccaaacaaaattaatcggatttaatcaaaccgattcccattccatatccaaaatggatgaaccaaacaagccctaagagtAGTAGAGAAAGATGGATTAATGGATTGTAGAGTTCTAAGATTAGTAGATTACAACCAATTTTAGTTGCAGAACTAGCATTGCTCTATTAACTATGCAAACTGTAATTCTTAGTTTTCGCTCCACCGTTCAAaatacacactctctctctctctctctctctttgtgtgtATGTGCATGCCCACATGTTTGTCGACACTCATTTTCATCCTTTGGAAGCCTAATGCAGATAGAGAGGTATTGCTTTATGCCTTGCACATGCTTATTAACGCTCATGTATAATGTGCCTGTCTTGTTCCTACTTGTTTTTGTTTTAATCTTTAATATTGACGACAGGTAGTGTAAGTTGGATTTTGACATTGTCTGCTAGTTGTTTATTTGATTGTCTCATAAAACTCTAAGTAGAGAAGTTGCTTTCGTTTCATAGCATGAGATTTATGATGCATATATAGCTTGGTCTACATGTGTTGcctatcatttattttactgatatctcaatatttatttagtttgtaactcaaaaaataaataaaaaatatagaaaagagATTAGctaatactattaaaattaatcatttatgaaataattttttcagtTAGCtgcttattattataaatagatgACTAGATTGATAGTTATATCCAAAAcaaattatattgtatttatcaATCTGATAACTTTATAATACGACACTCatgtttacatcttaaataacgATACTTTATATTCTTTGAGTTTTCTTgctaatataaatatagatataaacaTTATTTATAAGTAACATTATTTATAAGTAGCATTTTGTGATAAAGATGGTTTGTTATTCAAAACCAGAAGCAATGTGGTTTTAAAGAAGTGTTTCAGAACTTAAAATAGGTGAACGGTTTATTTTTCATcatgttatttcaaaatttataatttttcaacaattcaactctgtcattttattttttaaataaatttagatatttttctgaaaaaattcactaatattataatatttatcatttcacatatttaacaatttatctatattGTTATTGGAGCAATTACTTTTCATCTTcatgcaacaaaattttttttctttatattttcttgaagaccaacatctatatatttttgaatcttaataGTTTGTATGTCTCTTATATACGTGTGCTTAttctaatttgtgtcaaatatgaaagtttagttgatctcattatatgcttaaatattaatgtcatttgtaatttttcatatcaatttagttatcattttattttgcacatcaatatgtaaatgtaaattattttgcacaccaattcatagataatagagtagggttgaattttgctttttacttgagtatttactttggtccataatttttttctctaccttttgtactttaatatgtagtataattaagattgatagtatatttctttatttgttaaaaaaatataatattaatttgaattttttttttatcatcacataataacttttgttattttatattattatattatccgtgcatcgcacgggtcaaATACTAATTTATTACTATCTAACCCCGGCCCTTTGACTTGGTCTAGCTACTGTCGGTCCGCTACCTTCGCTACCCTAATCATCTCATCGTCCCCTTCTTCCTTGAGCTCTCGCCCTCTCCCGCTTCACAGCTCGCTCCGGCCGTTACATCGTCCATGGCGAAGAAGATAACGCTAAAGAGCTCGGACGGAAAGATCTTCGAGGTGGACGAGGCGGTGGCATTGGAGTCGCAGACGATCAAGCACGTGATCGAGGACACTTGCGCCGAGGACAGGATCCCAGTCCCCAAAGTCAATGCCAAGATTCTATCCAAGGTGATCGAGTACTGCAAGAGGCACGTCGACACTGCCGCCGCCAAGCCAtccgccgccggcggcggcgacaCTGGCGTCGGAGACgactccgcctcctcctccaacGCCGTCGAGGAGGAGCTCAAGCAGTGGGACGCCGAGTTTGTCAAGTTCGACCAGGCCACCTTCCTCGGCCTAATCAAGGTTCGAATCTCACGCCCCCTTTGGTTCGAATTTGTCGCTCGGCTTCCCATTTTACACgtgattagattttttttttttttttggtatctaGGGTTTCATCGGCATATACCTATTGTGCTaatttttgggcttttgcatcTTGTTACTACCGATTTCGTTGGTTTTGTTACGATTAGGGTTTGCACGATTTTAGTTGCTTCAATTATCGCTCTCTAGTTTCTGCTCGGAAATGGTGATTTACGTTCATATGCGAAATGTGAGGCcaaatgtttggttcagttaTTAATAGATTAATGCATGTTATAGTGAGAACTTGATATTTCCTCTTTATTGTATCAACGGTATTTTTGTTTGTGCTAATGTTGTCTGATTTTTGCATGTATTTTTAAAGATTCTCGTACTTTTCGACGTTTCCATCAACATCCACGTAATGGTTACTGTTCTTCTGTTGCcctttattttgtaaaattactcTGGATAACAAAACTTGTGTTGTTAGTTCTTTACTAGGCACTAGAAGTGTAAGATTTATGACATTATTATTGGCAGTATAGGTCGACATATCTACATTTAAGAGTATTTATTAATATGTGGAACCAGTAGGGATGAAGGAGATAAAGGAACAGTGAGGGACGTGAGATAATTATAGAAATATGTATTGAATTTCATTGCAAGAATTCTAGAAAGGCATAGGAGGAAGTATGTGGTGTTGGAAATGAAGGATAGAGAAGGAAACAGGTATCCTGAAGAAGATGATATAACTACGATTGGTGCCTTTCTCGCCTTTGTTGCGCAATGTGCTAGAAAACGTATCCAGAAGAGAATGATACAACTGTGATTGGTTACTTGTTGCATTTGTTGTACAAAGGTGCTATAATAAGTATCCAGAAGAGGATGATACTACTATGATTGGTGCTTTGTCGCATTTGTTGCGCTAAACATTAATTATCTTTCATTGCAAGATGTGCTATACTTATTGCATGTCCTTTGAAGTTTGTTGCTCACTTGTCATATTGCTTCCTCCCGATATTCATGCAATTATCACATACTTAATTTATCAAGAAGAAGCAAGATATGCGGTTAAGCTGGATAGAGTACTATTATAggataaaatagagaaaatgTTGTTCAATTTTACGTTTTTGTCATTCATATGATTCGAACTTTAGGCTCTTTTGGCGGATGCTTTCATAGATgcatatatattactataactTTATACCTATTGAAATTATAGAATTTTACCTCTTTCATAGTTCTGGAGTTTTGTAGGTTTGTATGTgcttgctaatttttttttcttttcttttttcttgaaggtttcacttTAACTGCTGTACCCGAGCTATAGATAACTGATATGTAGTTAATATCAGATTTTTATTACAATGATTTGGATACATGTCCATAGTGCCTGAGATAACGCATCCAACAAAAGGGATAACTATTGATATAGATTTTCTTGTAAGCTCCAGGTAACATTTGTTAGTCTAGCGAATGTAGAATCTATTCTTTCTGTGATGCGAATAAAAAGTCTGCATCGGATCTGTTATTAGCGGTATTCAATGTTATGCTAATTACAGAACCAACTTTTCTTGACTCTTGAGAATAAATCTCTTTCAATTAGATTGTATAATACTCCTTGTCGGTCTTTTGATACTTGCTGTCAGTTCCTGTTTCAGTTCATCTATAACTGGCATACCATCTTTAGATTTGGTCAAGAATCAGAAGTAAAACAAAATTGGTCCCTCCGACCATTCTACATTTGATTGTACTATTTCCAGGTTTCATCCTATCCTAGTCTTTATGTGATGTTGTATCCAAATCCCAACTATATCCATGCCTCAGTCATTTTAACAAGTGATTACACTACAAATAATGATATGCAGCGAATAGTAATATTGATGAAGCTATGCGTGTACCATTAATAAGTATATCGCTTAGTATTGGTGATCATGGATCAGataatttttaaacaataaGTAATAAGAAAAAAgcaattaaatagaaaaataggaAATAAATCGTGAAATTGGAAATCAACAAAAATTAGGTAACAAAGTAGAATTGAATTGGATCATAACAAGG from Ananas comosus cultivar F153 linkage group 23, ASM154086v1, whole genome shotgun sequence includes these protein-coding regions:
- the LOC109728367 gene encoding SKP1-like protein 1B; its protein translation is MAKKITLKSSDGKIFEVDEAVALESQTIKHVIEDTCAEDRIPVPKVNAKILSKVIEYCKRHVDTAAAKPSAAGGGDTGVGDDSASSSNAVEEELKQWDAEFVKFDQATFLGLILNINYLSLQDVLYLLHVL